Below is a genomic region from Campylobacter geochelonis.
GCTGGCGATGAGCAAATCGTGGTAGAAAACGAGCAGTTTAACCACCTAAAAGCAAGGCGTGCAAAACTTAGCGAGCGAATCGATGTGCGAAATTTAAAAGATGGATTTAACTACATCTATGAGATACGAGAAATCGGACGAAAGAGTGCAAATTTAGAGCTTATTTTTAAAAATAGCGTCGCAGAAATAGAGCATAAACTAAGCTTAGCATGGGCGGTAGTTGAGTCAAGTGTTATAGAAAAAACCTTGCCAATGCTCAATGAAATGGGCGTTTTTAAGTTAATTTTTGTGTATTGTGATTTTTCGCAAAAAAACATAAAGCTTGATTTGGATAGATTTGAACGGATTTTAATCGCTTCATCGCAACAATGCGGGCGAAATTCGCTTTTACAAATCGAAGTTTTAAAAGATAGCAAAGAGTTTTTTGATAAATTTAGCCAAATTTCTCTTATAGATTTTGGTGGGAAAAATTTAGCAAATGCAACTTTAGATGAGATTTTTTTCATCGGTCCAGAGGGTGGTTTTAGCCAAGAAGAAAGAGAGCTTTTTAACAAATCATATGGTTTAAACTCGCCTTATATACTTCGTTCAAACAGCGCTATAGTCGCAATCGCTTCAAAAATGCTTTTATAAATTTGATTTTTTAAGTTTTTTTTAGTATAATCAACTTTCGCTTTAAAATTCAAAAACTAATATCCAAAAAAGGAAAAATCATGAAAAAAGATATTCATCCAGAGTATGTTGACGCAACTGCAACATGCGCATGTGGAAACACTTTTAAGACTAAATCAAACAAAGCTGAAATCAGAGTTGATATCTGTTCAGAGTGCCATCCGTTTTTCACAGGCAGTGAAAAGATAGTTGACTCAGCTGGTCGTGTTGAGAAGTTTAAGAAAAAATACGGCATAAAATAAGCCTTGCTTTACTTTGTTCCTACTCCCATAGGAAATTTATCAGACATCTCGCAGCACTCTTTGGAGATTATCTCAAGCTGCGAGATTGTCTTTTGCGAAGATACTCGCGTAACAAAATCTCTTATAAATTTACTAAAAACTAGATATAACTTAGAAATAAAAGATAAAATTTTTTACTCGCTACACTCACACAATGAAGAGAGTTTTTTAAAAAACATCGATATAGAAATTTTTTCTAAAAAATGTGTTTATATGAGCGATGCTGGAATGCCTTGTATTAGCGATCCTGGTGTTGGGCTAGTTAAATTTGCTCAAGAAAATGGCATAGAGTATGAAGTCATAAGTGGGGCAAACGCGCTTTTACTTGCAGTTGCCGCAAGTGGGCTTGTGGAAAAAGAGTTTACTTTTTTGGCATTTTTACCAAATTTAGGTAAAGAGCGAGCGATAGCGATACAAAATGCGCTAAATTCACCATATCCAACTGTCATATATGAGTCGCCAAAACGCATTTTAAGCTTAGTTGAAGATATCGTTAAACTTGATGAAAACAGAAAACTTTTTCTCATAAAAGAGGCAAGTAAGAAATTTGAAAAGAAATTTTTTGAAACCTCACTAAATTTAGTTAAAATTTTAAAAGATGAAAATTTAAATGGCGAGTGGAGTGTTGTCGTGCAAAAATCCCCAAATTCTACAGTAGAGCGCATAAATTTAAAAGATATCGAAGAGCTTGAAATTCCTCCAAAACAAAAAGCCAAACTACTTTCAAAGCTAACTGGCGAAAATTCTAAAGAGATATACAAAAAACTAACAAAATAAGACAAAATTTAAGAACTTTTTTGCTATCATTGCATAATGATTATCTATGGAAAACAACTATTTTTACATCTATTAGAGAAGCATAAAGAGAAAATTATAAAAATTTACCTTGCAAAAGAGTGCGAAAAACCACTTTTTAGCAAAATTGCAAAGCTTGGCGTCAAAATCGAAAGGCCAGATACCAAAAAAGCACAAGCTTTAGCAAGAGGTGGAAATCATCAAGGCTTTTTAGCCGAGGTTGAGCCGTTTGTTTTTGGCGATTTAAATGAGCTAAAAAAAGAGAATTTTATAGTTATCCTGTATGGTCTTAGTGATGTTGGAAACATCGGTGCTATCGTAAGAACAGCTCATGCTTTAGGTGCGAGTGGAGTTATCGTTGTAGCTAAGAGTTTAGCAATGGAGGGTATAATTCGCACTAGCAGTGGCGCTGCTTATGAAATACCTATTTGTATGGTCGAAGATGGACTAAGTCTGTTAAACGAGTTAAAACAAGTTGGTTTTTCAGTTTATGGCACAGCAAGTAGTGGTAAAAATTTGAGTGGGTTTAAATTTAAACCAAAAGTTGCTCTTGTAATGGGTAGTGAGGGCGATGGAATGCCTAAAAAAGCCTATGAAAAGTGCGATGAGTGCGTTGGGATAAAGATGAAAAATAGTTGGGATTCTTTAAATGTAAGCGCTGCGTTTGCGATAATTTGCGATAGGATAGTAAATGGATGAAAATGTCATAAAAAATCCTTTAAAAAGGATTGAAGAGATAGGCGTAAGAGAAGTTTCAAAAGCTACACATATCGAAACTGAATATATAGAGTACATTTTAGATAAAAATTATGAAAAACTCGTCGGGAAAAATGCAAAAGGCTTTATAAAGATAATAGAGCGTGAGTATGGGTTAAACTTGCAAGAGTGGCTTGATGAATACAACGCGTTTCGTGGCGAAAACAGTAGCGATGATGGAAAAGTGTTTGCAAATTCTGTTACACAAAATGAGATAGTTATAAAAGATCATAAAAAAGCTCCAAGCTTTTTGCTTTGGTTTGTGATTTTGATAATTTTGGCATGGGCGGTTTATTACTTTAAGCTTTATGATTTAACAGCAAAATTTCTATCAACAGTAGGCGAGCAAAACAGCAGTATTTCGTACACAAACGCAACTATAGTTGAAAAAGTAGAAAACAAACTTGAAAATGTTGGCGTTACGATTCCATTAGAAAATGCCTCACATCTAAATGCAAACATAACAACAAAAGATGAGAACAAAACAGAGCCTAATGTCTTAGAAAAAACTATTATGTTAGAGACAAACTCAACTTTACAAGATGATGAAAATGCAACAAAACAACTAAATTTAGATGATGAAAAAAGTGGTGAGCAAACAGCAGCTAGTATAATTCCAAGCGAAAAGATGTGGATAGGGATAATTGATGTAAAAACTGGCAAAAAAACTACTATGATTACAACTAAAAAGTATGATATAGACTTAGAAAAAGAGCAGTTGGTTTTAACAGGACATGGGTTTTTCAAGCTGGATAGTGGAGATAAAAACGAGCAGTTTAAAGACAAAAATCCAACAAGGCTTTATATAAAAGATGGTAAAATCTCGCAGATTAGCTATGATGAGTTTTTAAAACTAAATAAGGGAAAAGCTTGGTAAAAAAGGCACTTTTTATACTATTATTTACTGGATTTGTTTTTGCTGCTACACCAGAGCAAGTGCTTGTAAATTTAGGCGGAGCTGGTTTGGTCGTAGATGATATGGTCGATGAAAATTCAAATCCTGATATATCAAAAATAACCAAAAGTTTGCAAGATAACGGAAAATTACAGCTTTTAGTCGATAAAAAAACAAAAACAGTGTTAAATTTCAACTCAAACGCAAATGGAGTTTTGCTTCTTAAAAGCATAGAAAATATGATATCAAATTTAAGATATGGCGACTATCAAAACCTAAATTTTGTAAACGATGAAAACTCTTCTTACTCGATAGTTGTGAATCTAGATAGAATCCCAAACCCTGGCGAAATTTATAAAGAGCTTAAAAAGAGTAATATTTTTATAAATGATGTTAAAAAAGGAGCCGGTTCTTTTACTTACTTTTTAGATTTATCCAAAGCAAGCATATATGCGACCGCTTTTGGAAGCGAGTATAAAAAGCCAACCAAGCCATATTTTATAAATGTAAATGGCAAAAAAACTGTATCTATAGAAGTTCAAGAGGGCGATACGTGGCACCCAAGTGTGAAAATTTTTGATAAAAACTTAAATTTAATTGACTCGTTGGTGCAAGACAGCCCACAAAAATCTATAAATTTTGAACTACCAGAAAATGCACACTACATACAAGTCGATGATGGTAGCAGCTTAGAAAACATACAAAAAGGGCTTAAATTTAACCTACAATAAGAGGAGTTTTTAATGTTTGATGAAATTCGTTTTAACAGAATTGAAAGATTACCAAACTATGTCTTTGCAGAAGTAAATGCCATAAAAATGGCAGCTAGACGAAATGGCGAAGATATTATCGATTTTTCTATGGGAAATCCTGATGGCAGAACGCCACAACACATCGTTGATAAACTTTGCGAAAGTGCGCAAAAGGATAAAACGCATGGATATAGCGTATCTCAAGGAATTTATAAACTCCGCGTTGCGTGTTGTAATTGGTATAAAAGAAAGTATGGCGTAGAGCTAGACCCAGAAACCGAAGTAGTCGCAACTATGGGAAGCAAAGAGGGTTTTGTTCATCTTACAACAGCTATTATAAACCCAGGCGATGTCGCCGTTGTGCCAGATCCTGCGTATCCGATTCACACTCAAGCATTTATCATAGCTGGCGGAAATGTCGTTAAAATGCCACTTCCATATAGCCAAGAGTTAAAGTTAGATGAGGAAAAATTCTTTCAAGATTTAGAAACAGCATTTAAAGAGAGTATCCCAAGACCAAAATATGTAGTGGTAAATTTCCCTCACAACCCAACAACAGTTACAGTAGAAAAAAGCTTTTACGAAAGATTAGTAGCTTTGGCAAAAAAAGAGCGTTTTTATATCATCAGCGATATCGCTTATGCTGAACTTGCATTTGATGGGTATGAGACTCCATCGATTTTTGAAGTTGAGGGCGCAAAAGATGTAGCGGTTGAGACATATACGCTTTCAAAAACTTATAATATGGCTGGCTGGAGGGTTGGTTTTGTTTGTGGAAACAAAAAGTTAGTTGGAGCGCTCAAAAAGATAAAATCATGGTTTGATTATGGTATGTTTACGCCGATTCAAGTAGCAGCAACCGTAGCGCTTGATGGACCACAAGAGTGCATAAGTGAGACTAGAGCGATTTATAGAAAAAGAAGAGAAGTCTTGCTTGAAGCATTTGATGGGGCTGGTTGGAGTATTCAAAGACCAGATGCGTCGATGTTTGTTTGGGCTAAAATTCCAGAGCCAGCGCTTCATTTAGGTAGCTTAGAATTTTCAAAACAGCTTTTAACGCAAGCGTGCGTTGCGGTTAGTCCAGGAGTTGGCTTTGGCTCTGCTGGAAATGACTATGTAAGAATTGCGCTGATTGAAAATGAAAACCGCATTCGCCAAGCAGCAAGAAATATCAAAAAATATCTCAAAGAGATAAAGAGCTAGGAGTTAAAAATTATATGAATGTAGCTATTTTAGGGGTTGGAACGGTTGGAAGTTCTGTTGCAAATATATTAAAAAGAAACCAAGATATTATTTCGGCTCGCGCCGGTATGAAGATAAATCCAGTCGTGGGCGTGGTTAAGGATTTAAACAAAAAAAGAGATTGCGATATACCTTTAACAGACGATATAAATAGCGTTATAGCAAGAGATGATATAGATGTTTATATCGAGCTTATGGGTGGAGTTGAAGAGCCTTACCGCGTAGTTAGCCAAATTTTAAAGAAGAAAAAAGCAGTCGTTACGGCCAACAAAGCTATGCTTGCTTACCATAGATATGACTTGCAAAATTTAGCCAGCGATACGCCATTTGGCTATGAAGCAAGCGTGGCTGGTGGAATTCCAATCATAAAATCGCTTCGCGAAGGACTAAGCGCAAACCATATAAAAAAAATTATTGGTATATTAAATGGCACGAGCAACTACATCTTAACAAATATGATGAAAAATAGTTCTAAATTTGAAGATGTCCTTAAAAAAGCTCAAGAACTAGGATACGCTGAAGCTGATCCGACCTTCGATATAGGCGGGTTTGATGCAGCACACAAACTGCTTATTTTAGGCAGCATTGCATATGGCGTTCGTGGAAAGCCTGAAGATATACTGATAAAAGGTATCAAAAACGTCTCATCAGAGGATATATTTTTCGCGCTTGATTTTGACTATGTTATAAAACTTTTAGCCATAGCTAAAAAAACAGATGGCAAAGTCGAGCTTAGAGTCCATCCAGCCCTAATCCCAAAAGATAATATCATCGCAAAAGTAAATGGTGTAATGAATGGCATAAGCGTTTATGGAGATGCAGTTGGCGAGAGTATGTATTATGGACCTGGAGCTGGTGGAGAAGCGACCGCAAGTTCGGTTATAGCAGACTTAATCGATATCGCAAGAGGTAACAAAAACCCAATGCTAGGCTATCAGCCAACTTCTAAGCTCGAAGAGTTAGAATTGCTCCCTATAAATGAGATAAAAACTAAATATTATCTAAGACTTAGAGTTGAAGATAGAGTTGGAGTTTTAGCTAAAATCACAAATTTAATGAGTGAAAACCACCTATCAATCGATAGTTTTTTACAAAAGCCACGCCAAAGTAGCGATGAGTATACGACGCTATTTTTTACAACTCATATTAGTTTAGAAAGCGATGTTAAGCGAGTTATGGGGCTTTTGCAAAATGAGCCGTATGTGAAAGAGCGACCATTTATGATTAGGATTGAGGGCTAAGTTGGGGCTAAAAGAGTATCTTTTTGGCTTTAAAAGTGAAGATAAGGCTTGTGAATATCTAAAGAAAAACGGCTTTGAGGTAATTAGGCGAAATTTCCACTCTAAATTTGGCGAGATCGATATCATCGCTAAAAAAGATGAAATTTTGCATTTTATCGAGGTAAAAGCGACAAATGCGGAGTATGAAGCTGTTTACAGAGTTACTCCAAAAAAATTAGAAAAGATTTTAAAAACGGTAAATTTCTACCTTTTAAAAGAGGGTTTGGAAGCGGATTTTCAAGTAGATGTTATAACGATAGATAAAAAATCTACCAAATTTATAGGAAACGTTACTGCTTGAATTTATATTGATATTTAATTAATAAAGAATAATGTATAATTTAAGAAAAATTTTAAGGAGAAAATATGGGAAAATATATTGAGCTTTCATCAGCAAATTTTGATGTTGCAAAAGAGGGTGTCGCACTTGTCGACTTTTGGGCGCCTTGGTGCGGACCGTGCAGAATGCTTGCACCAGTTATAGATGAGTTGGCGGCTGATTTTGATGGAAAAGCTAAAATTTGCAAGGTAAACACAGATGAAGAGCAAGATTTAGCTGTTGAGTATGGCGTAAGATCTATACCTACTCTATTATTTTTTAAAGATGGTGAGTTAAAAGATCAGCTTGTTGGTGCGCAATCAAAGCAGATTATTAGCGAAAAAATCAAATCACTTTTATAAAATTTAGAGCCTAAATTTAGGCTCTAAACAAAATTTTATTATTAATTTAATTTTTTGTAAAATTTTCTTCATAATAAAATTATAGGAGATAAATATGTTAAATTTAGCTATTATCGGCGGTGGACCTGCTGGACTTGCGGCTGGACTTTATGCGACAAGAGGCGGACTAAAAGATGTTGTGATGTTTGAGCAAGGAATGCCAGGCGGACAAATCACATCAAGCTCAGAGATGGAAAACTACCCAGGCGTTGCAACCGTGCTTGATGGCATGAGTTTTATGGCGCCATGGCAAGAGCAATGTTTTAGATTTGGTTTAAAACACGAGATGGCATTTGTCCAAAGAGTAAGCCAAAACAGCGACAAGACTTTTACTATACATTTAGATGATGGCAAAACACAAATCGCAAAAGCAGTCATCGTCTGTACCGGTTCGGAGCCAAAAAGAGCTGGATTTAAGGGAGAAGATGAGTTTTTTGGGCGTGGTGTTAGTACATGTGCAACTTGCGATGGATTTTTTTATAAAAATAAAGAAGTAGCAGTTCTTGGCGGTGGCGATACAGCTATCGAAGAGGCGCAATACCTTGCAAACATCTGCTCAAAAGTTTATCTGATTCACAGACGCGAGGGCTTTCGTGCAGCTCCGATAACTCTTGAAAAAGCTAGAAAAAATGAAAAAATAGAGTTTTTGCTTAACGCTGTAGTCGATGAGGTTTATGGTGATAAATCAGGCGTAAATGGCGTGATAGTTAAATTTAAAGATGGAAGCACAAGAGACTTAAAAGTGCCTGGAATTTTTACTTTTGTAGGGCTAAATGTTAGAAATAGCGTTATAAAAGATGAGGCTGGTAAATTTATATGCGATGTAAATGAAGCTGGGCAAATAGTTGTAAATTTAAAAATGCAAACAAGCGTGCCAGGACTTTTTGCTGCTGGCGATATAAGAATCGATGCTCCAAAACAAGTAGTATCAGCAGCTGCTGATGGTGCAGTTGCAGCACTTTCTGTAATAAGCTATATAGAAGCAAATCACTAAAATTAACAAATAAGGCTAAGTTTAGTTAAATTTAGCCTTAAGTTTTTTTATTTTACCATTTTTTAAAAATCTATTTTATCTTTTGTTTGATTAGTTATCTTTATTTTTACATCTTTTGAATTTTTTGTAAATTTAATAGTGTGCGATTTTAACCTTTTTTAAAAAGAGTTTTCTTGCCTTTTGTTTTAATGATTAAATTTGAGTTGTTATATCATCAAAAGGTTTAAAAATATAAACAAAATCAGGTAAATGTGTTTGCTAATTTTTAAGTAAAATTTAGTAGATTTTTTGATTGTGTTTTAAATTTATCAAACAAGCCAAGCGAATTTATTATATGATAAGTAAACAACTATATTAAAAGCAAAGATTAACATAAAAGTGGGTGCGATTTTCTCGCACCATAAATCTTAGTGTCCTACGACTATATATTTAAAAGCAAGTCTTTGAAGTGTGCCATCGGCTTTAAATTTAGCTATAGCTTCACTCATCTTCTTTCTTAACTCTTCATTTTCGCCTTTTTTAAAGGCTATAGCTTCGCCATCATCATCAAAACTTTCGATTTTTTTAAGTTCTATATTTTTATACTTTTCCATGATGGAAATATCTTTTTGCTTATGACCAAGATATTTGTTATAAATAACTGCTGGCGTGTGGACTGATTCGATTATAAGTGCATCGGCTTTTTTGGTTTTAAGAGCTTCAACGGCGCGAGCAAGATTGTTATGTGTGATTAAGATATTAGCATCTGGGATAGATTTTGCTATATTTACAGCGGTGCTACTATCTGTTACAACTGCGATTGTCTTGCCTGATAAGTTTGACATTTTTGTGATACTTTTATCATCAGTTCGTTTATAAGCTATCATCTTTGCATCAAAATACGGCTCTGTAAAGTCAAGCCAAGCTTTTCTGCTATCGGTGATAGTTATAAAAGCTATCGCAAAATCAACCTTACCGCTAACTATCGCTGCTGGTAGTTCAGAAAATTTCATGCTCTCTATTTTGTATTTAAAGCCAATCTCTTTAGATAAAGCCTCTAAAAGTTCTATCTCATAACCAGTAGGATTGCCTTTATCATCTGTATAATTTATAGGTGGATAGTAATCGATTCCTACGGTATAAACTTTTGCCCAAGCACTCGAAAGAAGAAAGACACTAAGTGCAAATATCTTAAAAATTTTATTCATCATAACCTCCTTAAAAGTTAAATTTTGATCTATCTTAAAGCTAAATTCTTGTTATAAAAAGCTATATAAATCATCAAGCAAGAAATATTTTCTATCAACTGTACCCTTGTAAAATGGTTCAAAAGTTTCAGCATATGCTTTTTTGAAAAATCCATCTTTGCTTAGTCTGATTAGGTTTTGATCAAGAAATTTTCTCAAACTATCGTTGCCTTTTTGAACGCCTATACCAAAGAAATATGTCGAACCGACACTTTTGATATTAACTTCAACTTCTTCATCGATAAGTGGATAGATAAATACTATCAAGTTATCATCGGCGTAAGCATCGACTTTGCCTTCTTTTAGCATTCTGTAGCAGTCTTTTTCTGCCGCACAAGATACCATGTTATATCCTTTGTTGCTAAAATACTCCTCAGGAACGCCACCTTTAACAGCTGCTATTTTTTTATCTCGTATATCGCTAAGGTTTGTAACTTTATCGCCTTTTTTTGTTAAAACAGCTAAATTCATAGAAAAATATGGTGTGCTAAAGTCTATAACCGCTCGTCTTTCCGGCGTCATAGTAAATCCCCATATAACCATATCAACTTTGTTTTGCTCTAACGCGCCAATTCTTTGAGCAACAGACATGCCGACAAACTCAACCTTCCCAGAACTACCTTCAAATATAGAATTTGCTAGCTCTTTAGCAAACAATATCTCAAAACCTTCAAAGCTTCCATCTTCATTTTGTTTACTAAAAGGCGCCCAACCAGTTGCCACTCCGATTCTTACAACGCCTGCTTTTCTAATATCATCAAGCGTATTTGCAAATGAAAATGTTAGAAATAACGCACAAACTAGAAATATTTTATTCATATTTCCCCTTCCTTTTTTAATAATTTTTTACTATAAACTTATTTTACTATAAATTCGCAAATAAATTTATAAAAGTTTTATTTAAAATTAACTAAACTTATTTTTTATTGATTTTACTTTAAGATATAATTAAACTTTTCTGATTTCGATATTAATGTGGAGTTATAAAAATACAATCTAAATTTGTTGTTTTAAAACGAGATAAAATATTTTATCGCATTATAAAATAGCTACTAGTTTTTAACTGCAAAATATAAAAGTTAAATTTAACCACCTTATTATCTAAATTTTGTTATACTCTTTACTAAAATTTCTGAAATTTCAAGGGGCAAAAATGATAAATATCGGAATTCACGGCGGAAGCGGTAAAATGGGCAAGATGATATACGAGTGCTTAAAAATAAGCCAAGTAGCAAAAGCGAGTGTGATTTATACTATCGAACCGTTAGATTTCACGCCAGAATGCGTAGTCACAGACAGTCTTGATGAGTTGTTTAAAAACTGCGATGTGGTTGTTGATTTTACTATCGCCAATGGTGCGATAACGCTTCTTGAGTTTGCTAAGGCTCATCCAAAGCCAATCGTTATGGGAACGACTGGACTAGGAGAAATGGGCGAGAAATTACTAAATGAGTGCGCAAAATCAATGCCTATACTATATGCTACAAACATGAGTCTTGGCGTTGCTGTTTTAAACTCACTTGCCGCGCTTGCTTCAAAGGCGCTTCGTGATTTTGATATTGAAATTTGCGAGATGCACCACAGACACAAAAAAGACGCACCAAGTGGCACAGCACTTACGTTAGCAACAAGCGTAGCAAAAGCGCGCGAACTTGATATAAACAAAGTTCGAGTAAGTGGACGAGATGGTATGATAGGAGCTAGAAGCAAAGATGAAATCGCCGTGATGTCTTTGCGAGGTGGCGATATCGTTGGTCGTCATACGGTCGGCTTTTATAACGATGGCGAGTTTATCGAGCTAAATCACACCGCAACAAGCAGAGCAACCTTTGCAAATGGCGCTATAAAAGCTGCTGTTTGGGTAGTAGGACAAAAACCTGCGCTTTATTCTATAAATGATTGTTTAGGGCTTTAAAATGTGCGCTGTAGTAGGAGTTATAAATTCAAAAGAGGCATCAAAAACTGCGTATTACGGGCTGTTTTCGATGCAACATCGTGGACAAGAAGCAAGTGGAATTAGCGTTAGTAACAACCATCATATCACAACTTTGAAAAAACAAGGTTTGGTTACTGATGTTTTTAGCAAAGAGGACATTATAAATTTAAAAGGCGATATGGCTATCGGACACAATCGTTACAGCACCGCTGGAAATGACTCTGTTAGGGACGCTCAACCAGTTACTGCAAACTACGCTTTAGGCGAAATCGCAATCGTTCATAATGGAAATTTGGTTAATAAAAACGAAGTTAGAGAGCGCCTTATCGATGAGGGTGCGATATTTCAGTCAAATATGGACACAGAAAACATCCTTCATCTTATCGCGCGCAGTAAAAAAGAGCATTTGCAAGAACGAATCGTTGAGGCAGTTAGCCAGATAGTTGGAGCTTACTGCTTGCTTATAATGAGTCGTTCAAAAATCTTTGCTTTGCGTGATAGATACGGTGTCAGACCACTTAGTATTGGTGTTTTACCAGATGGCGGATATATCATAGCTAGCGAAACATGTGCTTTTGACTTAGTTGGCGCTAGTTTTTTAAGAGATGTAGCACCAGGCGAGATGATAATCTTTGAAGAGGGTTGTAAAGAGTTTAAAAGTGTGCAACTTTTTAAAGAGCAAGATCCGCGAATTTGCGCGTTTGAGTATATTTATTTCGCGCGTCCAGATAGCATAGTAGAAGGTAAAAATGTCTATACAACAAGGGTTGAACTTGGAAAAACGCTAGCGAAAAAGAGCAAAATCGAAGCTGATTTTGTCGTGCCAGTGCCTGATAGTGGCGTTCCAGCCGCACTTGGTTATGCAAGACAAAGCGGAATTCCTTTTGAGATGGCGATAGTTCGCAACCACTATGTAGGGCGGACTTTTATAGAGCCAACGCAAGAGATGAGAGATTTAAAAGTAAAATTAAAGCTAAACCCTATGAGTAGCGTTTTAGATGGTAAAAAAATCGTTGTGATTGATGATAGTATCGTGCGTGGAACGACATCTAAAAAAATCGTAGCTTTGCTTAGACAAGCAGGAGCTAAAGAAATTCACATGCGAATAGCAGCTCCAGAGATAAAATATCCCGATCTTTACGGAATAGATACACCAA
It encodes:
- a CDS encoding 16S rRNA (uracil(1498)-N(3))-methyltransferase, yielding MTFLYSKMAGDEQIVVENEQFNHLKARRAKLSERIDVRNLKDGFNYIYEIREIGRKSANLELIFKNSVAEIEHKLSLAWAVVESSVIEKTLPMLNEMGVFKLIFVYCDFSQKNIKLDLDRFERILIASSQQCGRNSLLQIEVLKDSKEFFDKFSQISLIDFGGKNLANATLDEIFFIGPEGGFSQEERELFNKSYGLNSPYILRSNSAIVAIASKMLL
- the rpmE gene encoding 50S ribosomal protein L31 — its product is MKKDIHPEYVDATATCACGNTFKTKSNKAEIRVDICSECHPFFTGSEKIVDSAGRVEKFKKKYGIK
- the rsmI gene encoding 16S rRNA (cytidine(1402)-2'-O)-methyltransferase, whose protein sequence is MLYFVPTPIGNLSDISQHSLEIISSCEIVFCEDTRVTKSLINLLKTRYNLEIKDKIFYSLHSHNEESFLKNIDIEIFSKKCVYMSDAGMPCISDPGVGLVKFAQENGIEYEVISGANALLLAVAASGLVEKEFTFLAFLPNLGKERAIAIQNALNSPYPTVIYESPKRILSLVEDIVKLDENRKLFLIKEASKKFEKKFFETSLNLVKILKDENLNGEWSVVVQKSPNSTVERINLKDIEELEIPPKQKAKLLSKLTGENSKEIYKKLTK
- the rlmB gene encoding 23S rRNA (guanosine(2251)-2'-O)-methyltransferase RlmB — encoded protein: MIIYGKQLFLHLLEKHKEKIIKIYLAKECEKPLFSKIAKLGVKIERPDTKKAQALARGGNHQGFLAEVEPFVFGDLNELKKENFIVILYGLSDVGNIGAIVRTAHALGASGVIVVAKSLAMEGIIRTSSGAAYEIPICMVEDGLSLLNELKQVGFSVYGTASSGKNLSGFKFKPKVALVMGSEGDGMPKKAYEKCDECVGIKMKNSWDSLNVSAAFAIICDRIVNG
- a CDS encoding helix-turn-helix domain-containing protein, whose translation is MDENVIKNPLKRIEEIGVREVSKATHIETEYIEYILDKNYEKLVGKNAKGFIKIIEREYGLNLQEWLDEYNAFRGENSSDDGKVFANSVTQNEIVIKDHKKAPSFLLWFVILIILAWAVYYFKLYDLTAKFLSTVGEQNSSISYTNATIVEKVENKLENVGVTIPLENASHLNANITTKDENKTEPNVLEKTIMLETNSTLQDDENATKQLNLDDEKSGEQTAASIIPSEKMWIGIIDVKTGKKTTMITTKKYDIDLEKEQLVLTGHGFFKLDSGDKNEQFKDKNPTRLYIKDGKISQISYDEFLKLNKGKAW
- a CDS encoding LL-diaminopimelate aminotransferase, whose translation is MFDEIRFNRIERLPNYVFAEVNAIKMAARRNGEDIIDFSMGNPDGRTPQHIVDKLCESAQKDKTHGYSVSQGIYKLRVACCNWYKRKYGVELDPETEVVATMGSKEGFVHLTTAIINPGDVAVVPDPAYPIHTQAFIIAGGNVVKMPLPYSQELKLDEEKFFQDLETAFKESIPRPKYVVVNFPHNPTTVTVEKSFYERLVALAKKERFYIISDIAYAELAFDGYETPSIFEVEGAKDVAVETYTLSKTYNMAGWRVGFVCGNKKLVGALKKIKSWFDYGMFTPIQVAATVALDGPQECISETRAIYRKRREVLLEAFDGAGWSIQRPDASMFVWAKIPEPALHLGSLEFSKQLLTQACVAVSPGVGFGSAGNDYVRIALIENENRIRQAARNIKKYLKEIKS
- a CDS encoding homoserine dehydrogenase, translating into MNVAILGVGTVGSSVANILKRNQDIISARAGMKINPVVGVVKDLNKKRDCDIPLTDDINSVIARDDIDVYIELMGGVEEPYRVVSQILKKKKAVVTANKAMLAYHRYDLQNLASDTPFGYEASVAGGIPIIKSLREGLSANHIKKIIGILNGTSNYILTNMMKNSSKFEDVLKKAQELGYAEADPTFDIGGFDAAHKLLILGSIAYGVRGKPEDILIKGIKNVSSEDIFFALDFDYVIKLLAIAKKTDGKVELRVHPALIPKDNIIAKVNGVMNGISVYGDAVGESMYYGPGAGGEATASSVIADLIDIARGNKNPMLGYQPTSKLEELELLPINEIKTKYYLRLRVEDRVGVLAKITNLMSENHLSIDSFLQKPRQSSDEYTTLFFTTHISLESDVKRVMGLLQNEPYVKERPFMIRIEG
- a CDS encoding YraN family protein, translated to MGLKEYLFGFKSEDKACEYLKKNGFEVIRRNFHSKFGEIDIIAKKDEILHFIEVKATNAEYEAVYRVTPKKLEKILKTVNFYLLKEGLEADFQVDVITIDKKSTKFIGNVTA
- the trxA gene encoding thioredoxin, with translation MGKYIELSSANFDVAKEGVALVDFWAPWCGPCRMLAPVIDELAADFDGKAKICKVNTDEEQDLAVEYGVRSIPTLLFFKDGELKDQLVGAQSKQIISEKIKSLL
- the trxB gene encoding thioredoxin-disulfide reductase; this encodes MLNLAIIGGGPAGLAAGLYATRGGLKDVVMFEQGMPGGQITSSSEMENYPGVATVLDGMSFMAPWQEQCFRFGLKHEMAFVQRVSQNSDKTFTIHLDDGKTQIAKAVIVCTGSEPKRAGFKGEDEFFGRGVSTCATCDGFFYKNKEVAVLGGGDTAIEEAQYLANICSKVYLIHRREGFRAAPITLEKARKNEKIEFLLNAVVDEVYGDKSGVNGVIVKFKDGSTRDLKVPGIFTFVGLNVRNSVIKDEAGKFICDVNEAGQIVVNLKMQTSVPGLFAAGDIRIDAPKQVVSAAADGAVAALSVISYIEANH